In Antennarius striatus isolate MH-2024 chromosome 10, ASM4005453v1, whole genome shotgun sequence, one DNA window encodes the following:
- the crybb1l1 gene encoding beta-crystallin B1, translated as MSSGDKSKTSSQTDGKAAQGKKSEMGMMAYKMYVFDQENFQGRMIEISNECMNVCEMGMDRVRSLRVECGPFVGFEQMNFCGEMYILEKGEYPRWDSWSNCQKNDYLLSFRPVRMDPEKHKICLYEVGEFKGRKMEIMDDDVPSLFSYGFTDRVGSIIVSCGTWVGYQFPGYRGSQYLLEKGDFRHFNEYGARHPQFQSVRRIRDMQWHQQGCYTMASK; from the exons ATGTCCAGCGGAGATAAGTCCAAGACTTCTTCCCAGACTGATGGGAAGGCTGCCCAGGGCAAGAAGTCTGAGATGGGAATGATGGCCTACAAG ATGTACGTGTTCGACCAGGAGAACTTCCAAGGCCGCATGATCGAGATCAGCAACgagtgcatgaatgtgtgtgagatggGCATGGACCGTGTGCGCTCCCTGCGTGTTGAGTGTGGACC CTTCGTGGGCTTTGAGCAGATGAACTTCTGTGGAGAGATGTACATCCTGGAGAAGGGAGAGTATCCCCGCTGGGACTCCTGGAGCAACTGCCAGAAGAACGACTATCTGCTGTCCTTCAGGCCTGTTAGAATg GACCCCGAGAAGCACAAGATCTGCTTGTACGAGGTTGGAGAGTTCAAGGGTCGCAAGATGGAGATCATGGACGATGATGTTCCCAGCCTGTTCTCCTACGGCTTCACCGATAGAGTGGGCAGCATCATAGTCAGCTGTGGAAC CTGGGTGGGATACCAGTTCCCTGGATACCGTGGCAGCCAGTACCTGCTGGAGAAGGGCGACTTCAGGCACTTCAACGAGTACGGTGCCCGCCATCCTCAGTTCCAGTCCGTGAGGCGTATCCGTGACATGCAGTGGCACCAACAGGGTTGCTACACCATGGCCAGCAAGTGA